The nucleotide sequence AAAATCCTAAAATAATGGTATTATGTTATCCTTGTAATCCAACAGGGGCAGTCTTATCAAGAAATGACAGAGATAAACTTCATGATATAATAGATAAAAATAATGTTTTGGTCATAAGTGATGAGATATATGCTTCTTTATGTTTTGAAGATGAATACTACTCTATGGCACAGTTTGATGATATAAAAGATAAAGTAATAGTTGTAAGTGGATTTTCAAAAATGTTTTCAATGACGGGGCTTAGAATTGGATATGTATGTGCTAAAAATGATATTATGAGTGGTATAGTTAAATCTCATGCTTATAATGTAACGTGTACATCATCAATAGCTCAATGGGGAGCATATGCTGGGCTCAGAAGTTGTTTAAGTAACGTTGAATATATGAAGCGGGAATTTATTAAGAGAAGAGATTTTGTGTATAATGAATTGATTAATATGGGATTTAAAACTAATTTGCCTAAGGGAGCATTCTATATATTTCCTTCAATAAAGAAATTTAGTTTATCAAGTGAAGAATTTTGTGAGAGACTTTTGAAGGAAACGAGAGTTGCAGTGGTTCCAGGTAGTGCCTTTGGAAGTGGAGGAGAAGGATACATAAGAATTTCTTATGCATACAGTATGGATGAACTGAGAGAGTCCTTACATAGAATAAAAAAGTTACTATAAGTTACATAGTGCATATATTGCGTATTAAGCATTGTTGTAGACACATAAGTAGAATTCTTACTCCAGTGAAATACTGTAAGGCTTTGACACGTTAAAACTTTTTATAAATCTAAAACTTGTGCTGTTAAAAATCTAAAAAACCTGGATAAACTCGTACCTCAGACAGTATCCAGAACTTTAAGATTTTTAACAGCACTTCGCCAGGATTTATAGAAAAAGTTTTAAATGTGTCTTCAGCCTTACAGTACTCCACTACGTAAGAATTCTACTTATGTTTGCAATAAATTGTTTAATG is from Clostridium fermenticellae and encodes:
- a CDS encoding pyridoxal phosphate-dependent aminotransferase — its product is MGSSFLSDRVNSIEISGIRKFSNKVSKYPDAISLTLGQPDFNVPEKIKKAMIDAINSNKTTYTTNAGIVELRQEISRYLKSMGILYTEDEICLTVGGSEGLMSVFSALINPGDKVLIPNPSYPAYESCVKLLGGSILNYKFNEDYSIDFDYLEDLIKKENPKIMVLCYPCNPTGAVLSRNDRDKLHDIIDKNNVLVISDEIYASLCFEDEYYSMAQFDDIKDKVIVVSGFSKMFSMTGLRIGYVCAKNDIMSGIVKSHAYNVTCTSSIAQWGAYAGLRSCLSNVEYMKREFIKRRDFVYNELINMGFKTNLPKGAFYIFPSIKKFSLSSEEFCERLLKETRVAVVPGSAFGSGGEGYIRISYAYSMDELRESLHRIKKLL